Proteins found in one Pontibacter sp. SGAir0037 genomic segment:
- the ilvD gene encoding dihydroxy-acid dehydratase, with product MSLNKYSGLYTRDDSFPAAQAMLIGSGLSEEDLRKPFVGICSTGFDGNTCNMHLNGLADEVKKGVNQLGMVGLRFNTIGVSDGITNGNAGMRYSLVSREIIADSIETITGAHYYDALACVVGCDKNMPGTLIAMARLNRPSLMVYGGTIKGGEFKGEKLNIVSCFEAYGKKLNNQISDEDYRGIINNACPGPGACGGMYTANTMAAAAEALGMSIPFSSSSIAVSQAKRDECLSTGHYLLHLLEKDIKPRDILTREAFENALVLITVLGGSTNAVIHLIAIAHAAGVKLTMDDFQAVSNRTPVLADLKPSGKYLMEDLSAMGGIPSVMKMLLNEGLINGDLLTVTGKTVAENLIDVEPLGEEQDLLRPLSNPIKADGHIQTLYGNLAPKGAVAKISGKEGLKFEGPAIVFNSEEELNEGIAQHKIKPGNVVVIRYVGPKGGPGMPEMLKPTSAIMGAGLGDKVALITDGRFSGGTHGFVIGHVCPEAYDGGPIALVEDGDIISLDAINNKIEVKVDDALLSLRADKWVKPKPNVQQGVLLKYLRTVSDASNGCITDLDETHVNERETSSRIA from the coding sequence ATGTCACTTAATAAATACAGCGGTCTTTATACAAGAGACGATAGCTTTCCTGCTGCTCAAGCCATGCTAATAGGTTCTGGTCTTTCTGAAGAAGATTTAAGAAAACCTTTTGTCGGGATCTGTTCAACCGGGTTCGACGGGAACACCTGCAACATGCACCTGAACGGTTTAGCCGATGAAGTGAAAAAAGGTGTAAACCAGTTAGGAATGGTAGGGCTGCGGTTTAATACCATTGGTGTAAGCGATGGGATCACAAACGGTAATGCAGGCATGCGCTACTCACTGGTGTCCAGGGAAATAATTGCAGACTCGATAGAGACCATTACTGGTGCCCATTATTACGATGCCCTGGCATGTGTGGTGGGTTGTGACAAAAATATGCCCGGTACGCTCATAGCCATGGCCCGCCTGAACAGGCCGTCGCTCATGGTTTATGGTGGTACTATCAAAGGTGGAGAATTTAAAGGGGAGAAGCTGAACATTGTTTCCTGCTTCGAAGCATACGGTAAGAAGCTCAATAACCAGATTTCAGACGAAGATTACCGGGGCATCATTAACAATGCATGCCCAGGGCCGGGTGCCTGTGGGGGCATGTATACTGCCAATACCATGGCGGCAGCGGCAGAGGCACTGGGTATGTCTATTCCATTCTCTTCTTCTTCTATTGCGGTAAGCCAGGCGAAGCGTGATGAATGCCTGAGCACGGGCCACTACCTGCTGCACCTGCTCGAGAAAGACATCAAACCAAGAGATATTTTAACCCGCGAAGCATTCGAAAATGCCCTGGTGCTGATTACGGTATTGGGTGGATCTACCAATGCTGTGATTCACCTGATAGCGATTGCGCATGCAGCAGGAGTAAAGTTAACCATGGATGACTTTCAGGCGGTGAGCAACAGAACACCTGTGCTGGCCGACCTGAAACCAAGTGGTAAGTACCTGATGGAAGATCTTTCTGCAATGGGCGGTATTCCGAGTGTGATGAAAATGCTGCTGAACGAAGGTTTAATTAATGGAGATTTACTGACGGTTACTGGAAAAACAGTAGCGGAGAACCTAATAGATGTGGAACCGCTGGGGGAAGAGCAGGACCTGCTGAGGCCGCTGTCTAACCCGATTAAAGCTGACGGTCATATCCAGACATTATACGGTAACCTCGCACCAAAGGGCGCAGTTGCTAAAATTTCAGGTAAAGAAGGATTAAAGTTCGAAGGACCTGCTATTGTCTTCAATTCCGAAGAAGAATTGAACGAGGGCATTGCCCAGCATAAAATCAAACCCGGGAATGTGGTCGTAATCCGTTATGTAGGTCCGAAAGGCGGACCAGGTATGCCGGAGATGTTAAAACCGACTTCAGCCATTATGGGTGCCGGGCTGGGCGATAAGGTGGCTTTGATTACCGATGGACGCTTCTCTGGTGGCACCCACGGCTTTGTAATTGGCCACGTTTGCCCGGAGGCCTATGATGGCGGCCCGATTGCCCTGGTAGAGGATGGTGATATTATCTCGCTGGATGCAATCAATAATAAAATTGAGGTTAAGGTAGATGATGCGTTGCTTAGCCTGCGTGCCGACAAATGGGTAAAGCCTAAGCCGAACGTACAGCAGGGAGTCCTGCTAAAATATCTCAGAACGGTAAGCGATGCGAGTAACGGATGTATAACTGATTTAGACGAGACTCATGTTAACGAAAGAGAAACAAGCTCCAGAATTGCTTGA
- the ilvB gene encoding biosynthetic-type acetolactate synthase large subunit, whose product MLTKEKQAPELLEETKPITGAEALIMGLLEEGVDTIFGYPGGAIMPIYDALYDYREKLNHVLVRHEQGGIHAGQGYARSSGKVGVVFATSGPGATNLITGLADALIDSTPLVCITGQVFAHLLGTDAFQEADVISITTPVTKWNHQVTDASEICDTLAKAFHIARSGRPGPVLIDITKNAQLQKFDFKGYTCCDHIRSYRPKPIVRKEYIEQAADLINQAQKPFVLWGQGVILGAAEKEFKAFIEKTGIPAAWTIMGAGALPSDHPQNVGMLGMHGNYGPNVMTNECDVLIAIGMRFDDRVTGRLDKYAKQAKVIHLDIDPSEISKNVTATVPVWGDCKETLPLLTALVEEKKHTEWLEKFNEYEQKEVEAVIQDELFPASGELTMGEVIQQLNELTQGEAIIVTDVGQHQMVACRYAKLNHTRSNITSGGLGTMGFALPAAIGAKFGAQDRTVVAVIGDGGFQMTLQELGTIMQSGVDVKILILNNQFLGMVRQWQELFHERRYSFVDITSPNFVTVASGYGIAGRSISERDDLKGALEQMLNHKGSFLLEVMVTKENNVFPMVPQGCSVSEIRLK is encoded by the coding sequence ATGTTAACGAAAGAGAAACAAGCTCCAGAATTGCTTGAGGAAACAAAACCAATAACAGGTGCCGAGGCACTGATAATGGGTTTGCTGGAAGAAGGGGTTGATACCATTTTTGGCTATCCCGGTGGTGCCATCATGCCGATTTACGATGCTCTTTACGATTATCGTGAAAAGCTTAACCATGTGCTGGTGCGCCATGAGCAAGGTGGTATCCATGCCGGGCAGGGGTATGCACGCTCATCTGGTAAGGTAGGCGTGGTATTTGCCACCAGCGGACCGGGTGCCACAAACCTGATTACGGGTTTAGCGGATGCGCTGATAGATAGCACACCTTTGGTATGTATTACAGGCCAGGTATTCGCTCATTTATTGGGAACAGATGCTTTTCAGGAAGCGGATGTAATCAGTATCACCACACCTGTTACGAAATGGAACCACCAGGTTACCGATGCCAGCGAGATATGTGATACTTTAGCCAAAGCTTTTCATATTGCCAGAAGCGGCAGGCCTGGTCCGGTTTTGATTGATATTACGAAAAACGCACAGCTCCAGAAATTTGATTTTAAAGGCTATACCTGCTGTGATCATATCAGGAGCTATCGCCCGAAACCGATCGTGCGCAAAGAATATATTGAACAGGCAGCAGACCTGATTAACCAGGCACAGAAGCCATTTGTGCTATGGGGACAGGGTGTTATACTGGGCGCAGCAGAAAAGGAGTTCAAAGCCTTTATCGAAAAAACAGGTATACCTGCTGCCTGGACCATTATGGGAGCTGGTGCCTTGCCAAGTGATCATCCGCAGAATGTTGGTATGCTGGGCATGCACGGCAACTATGGCCCGAATGTCATGACCAACGAGTGTGATGTGCTGATTGCCATTGGTATGCGCTTCGACGACCGGGTAACCGGCAGGCTGGATAAGTATGCCAAGCAAGCCAAGGTAATTCACCTGGATATCGACCCTTCGGAGATTAGCAAGAACGTAACGGCAACTGTGCCTGTGTGGGGCGACTGCAAAGAAACGCTGCCATTGCTAACCGCACTGGTAGAAGAGAAAAAACATACCGAGTGGCTGGAGAAATTTAATGAGTACGAGCAGAAGGAGGTAGAGGCTGTCATACAGGATGAGCTATTCCCGGCTTCCGGCGAACTGACGATGGGAGAGGTAATCCAGCAGCTGAATGAGCTTACCCAAGGTGAGGCCATTATAGTAACGGATGTTGGCCAGCACCAGATGGTCGCCTGCCGCTATGCCAAACTGAACCATACCCGCAGCAACATTACCAGCGGAGGCCTGGGAACAATGGGCTTTGCGCTTCCGGCTGCTATAGGTGCCAAGTTCGGGGCTCAGGACAGAACCGTGGTTGCTGTTATCGGCGATGGCGGTTTCCAGATGACACTACAGGAGTTAGGTACAATCATGCAGAGTGGAGTAGATGTGAAGATCCTGATTCTTAATAACCAGTTTCTGGGCATGGTGCGGCAGTGGCAGGAGCTTTTCCACGAAAGGCGCTACTCCTTTGTAGATATCACCAGCCCGAACTTTGTAACGGTGGCAAGTGGCTATGGCATTGCAGGCAGAAGCATTTCCGAACGAGACGATCTGAAAGGCGCGCTGGAGCAAATGCTGAACCACAAAGGCTCTTTCTTGCTGGAAGTAATGGTAACCAAAGAAAACAATGTGTTCCCGATGGTGCCGCAAGGCTGTAGCGTGAGTGAAATCAGATTAAAGTAA